From a single Bacillus pseudomycoides DSM 12442 genomic region:
- a CDS encoding sialidase family protein — MYYKGNKYKSYKYKSKCTDTIENREDDCHEKKDSDCSDKKHDDACSILLERQVNNPANDVTNFPRITQSETSIAHFKDFILYGFNDSNAGTGGLGTFSFSGFAFSNDLGNTWTDGGSLPVNPGGLNSGDPVIAVDRNGVFYYGQIGIETIGSVIQGVISVSTGTITPNETITMNAPQVVGRGQNPSANINQDKDWITVGPDADNPGNEALYITWTDFTATPSPNIRFSKYTTGVNLTPIITDQIIVTGGTNFIQGSFVVVDDLGGIYVFYEEISAFNTLGQPNRTIRMVKSTDGGNTFPINVAVSTPFAAAATDTALCGRPSIGVDNTRRIRMNEFPHAAIGPDGTLYAVWNAGRVVGDTTFIDIFLAYSTDKGNTWNRVNVTSNTRTFPFFPSVAVNKNGAHIQYNRFNDRGGTLAGIGDGTFAIFLKSFSLCNGLSKEKMVSTAFSPVPVTNPSPDTANCYMGDYNQIIAGPGNCLLHSWGDNRNVIIQGAIQRDNPDVFFTITTPD; from the coding sequence ATGTACTATAAAGGAAACAAGTACAAAAGTTATAAATATAAAAGTAAATGTACAGATACAATCGAAAATAGGGAAGATGATTGTCATGAAAAAAAAGATTCCGATTGTAGTGATAAGAAACATGATGACGCTTGTTCTATACTACTAGAGAGACAGGTTAATAATCCGGCAAATGATGTAACTAATTTTCCTCGAATCACCCAAAGTGAGACAAGCATTGCCCATTTTAAAGATTTTATACTTTATGGATTTAATGATAGTAATGCTGGTACAGGAGGACTGGGGACTTTTAGTTTTTCAGGCTTTGCTTTTTCCAATGATTTAGGTAATACCTGGACTGATGGTGGTTCTCTTCCGGTAAATCCAGGGGGTTTGAATTCCGGTGATCCTGTTATAGCTGTTGATAGAAATGGTGTTTTCTATTATGGTCAAATCGGAATAGAAACTATTGGGAGTGTTATACAAGGTGTTATCAGTGTTTCAACAGGAACCATTACTCCGAACGAAACAATCACAATGAATGCGCCTCAAGTCGTTGGACGCGGGCAAAACCCTTCTGCGAATATTAATCAAGATAAGGATTGGATTACAGTAGGTCCCGATGCTGATAATCCAGGGAATGAAGCACTATATATTACGTGGACTGATTTCACTGCTACTCCGAGCCCTAATATTCGCTTTTCAAAATATACTACTGGTGTCAACTTAACTCCAATTATTACAGATCAGATTATTGTCACTGGTGGCACTAATTTTATTCAAGGGTCTTTTGTGGTCGTTGATGATCTCGGAGGTATCTATGTCTTTTATGAAGAAATATCGGCATTTAATACTTTGGGGCAGCCAAACAGGACCATTCGTATGGTTAAATCAACTGACGGTGGGAATACTTTCCCAATTAACGTGGCAGTTTCAACTCCATTTGCTGCAGCCGCAACTGATACAGCACTTTGTGGCCGCCCATCTATCGGTGTTGATAACACCAGAAGGATTCGTATGAATGAATTCCCTCATGCAGCGATTGGACCAGATGGCACTTTATATGCCGTATGGAACGCTGGCAGAGTGGTTGGAGATACGACCTTTATTGATATCTTTTTAGCTTATAGTACAGACAAAGGAAATACTTGGAATAGAGTGAATGTTACTTCAAATACTAGAACTTTTCCATTCTTCCCGTCCGTTGCAGTTAATAAAAATGGAGCCCATATTCAGTATAATCGTTTTAATGACCGTGGAGGCACTCTTGCCGGTATAGGTGATGGGACATTTGCGATATTTTTGAAAAGCTTTTCTCTTTGTAATGGATTAAGTAAAGAGAAAATGGTAAGTACTGCATTTTCTCCAGTGCCGGTTACGAATCCAAGCCCTGATACTGCC
- a CDS encoding tubby C-terminal domain-like protein has protein sequence MIILYYYKWRSFYSVKPTQIYDENNNIIGTIKKTYSNQCIRIIDLILFKGTYFLEYEIYDSKENLQLKAKKDIDFRKRTQFFLNYYAEREEYQIHLIDKKTFDFGEITKFEFAGEMYELNQRPFEWAKITNLNTNLIIAEWKEPIKPPFNITFKLLEESYKDKVLLLIGIFHSYLHAAGH, from the coding sequence GTGATTATTTTGTATTATTATAAATGGAGAAGTTTTTATTCGGTTAAACCAACACAAATATATGATGAGAACAACAATATAATAGGTACAATAAAAAAAACGTATAGCAATCAGTGTATAAGGATAATAGATTTAATATTATTCAAAGGGACGTATTTTTTGGAATATGAGATATATGATTCTAAAGAGAATTTACAATTAAAAGCGAAAAAGGATATAGATTTTCGAAAAAGAACACAATTTTTTCTTAACTATTATGCTGAAAGAGAAGAATATCAAATACATTTAATAGATAAAAAGACCTTTGATTTTGGTGAAATAACTAAATTTGAATTTGCAGGAGAAATGTATGAATTAAATCAAAGACCTTTTGAATGGGCAAAAATAACCAATTTAAATACTAATTTGATTATTGCAGAATGGAAAGAGCCTATTAAGCCTCCTTTTAATATTACTTTTAAATTATTAGAGGAATCTTATAAAGATAAAGTTTTATTATTGATAGGTATATTCCATTCATATTTACATGCTGCGGGGCATTAA
- a CDS encoding ImmA/IrrE family metallo-endopeptidase, whose translation MVVPCLILDVYITPGSDMTQDLFINQIDWVNYVYGVPNTFYGDRTPNPCNIDIRWRFRNDQGEAVMSQINDPFVDQDVLQCIGYEDLNEYFQYWLNVRPPGPGPYGQTDTLDIAVYFVQGPFAGGFVGCAPYNTPNGPVIVISNAPEGQFRFGQTLAHELGHVLLGPEHVDDENNLMYGGASENAYRLTPEQCAQASNSPYFRNCPE comes from the coding sequence ATGGTAGTACCCTGTCTAATTTTAGACGTGTATATTACACCAGGATCAGATATGACCCAAGACCTTTTTATCAATCAAATTGATTGGGTTAATTATGTTTATGGAGTCCCTAATACTTTCTACGGAGATCGAACACCAAATCCATGTAACATCGATATAAGATGGCGTTTTAGGAATGACCAAGGAGAAGCGGTTATGTCACAGATCAATGACCCATTTGTTGATCAAGATGTACTCCAATGCATCGGATACGAGGACCTCAATGAATATTTTCAATATTGGTTGAATGTTAGACCGCCAGGACCAGGACCTTATGGACAAACTGATACACTGGATATTGCTGTATATTTTGTACAAGGTCCATTTGCAGGTGGTTTTGTAGGATGTGCACCTTATAACACTCCTAATGGTCCAGTTATCGTAATATCAAATGCTCCTGAAGGACAATTCCGATTCGGACAAACTCTCGCGCATGAATTAGGACATGTTTTATTAGGACCGGAACATGTAGACGATGAAAACAACCTTATGTATGGAGGGGCATCGGAAAATGCTTATAGACTGACACCTGAACAGTGCGCGCAAGCAAGTAATAGCCCGTATTTTCGAAATTGCCCAGAATGA
- a CDS encoding SMI1/KNR4 family protein gives MSKVEWQFADEAVSDEYVKKIGEELGFNFPHEYVECVSKNNGANVEPELFDVQGIERVFGTLLSFDENSGEYIADVYNDFNDTLPNGLIPFAFDPAGNLICFDYKNHEENPIVVFWEHEDAWEKEMLMESEGITAEEAEEVARENVFYVAQSFTEFLSKLYADEDDE, from the coding sequence ATGAGTAAAGTAGAATGGCAATTTGCTGATGAAGCTGTAAGTGATGAATATGTAAAGAAAATTGGGGAAGAATTAGGCTTTAATTTTCCTCATGAGTATGTTGAGTGTGTATCGAAGAATAATGGAGCAAATGTGGAACCAGAACTTTTTGACGTCCAAGGAATAGAAAGAGTGTTTGGTACGTTATTATCTTTTGATGAAAATAGTGGTGAGTATATTGCAGATGTATATAATGACTTCAATGATACATTACCAAATGGATTAATCCCGTTTGCTTTTGATCCAGCTGGAAACTTAATTTGTTTTGATTATAAAAACCATGAAGAGAATCCAATAGTCGTTTTTTGGGAGCATGAAGATGCATGGGAAAAAGAAATGCTGATGGAAAGCGAAGGAATCACAGCAGAAGAGGCAGAGGAAGTGGCGAGGGAAAATGTATTTTATGTAGCTCAATCATTTACCGAATTTCTAAGTAAATTATATGCTGATGAAGATGATGAATAA